The window CCTGCCGTCGAGCAGGTCGAGCGCCCGCCGAGCCGAGGCGATCCCACGCCGCGGTCCGACGCGGCCCAGCACGGCGAGCAGCTCCCCGAGCTCGGCGCCCTGCCTCAGTGCGGCGTCGCCGATCGCGACCGCGTCCACGAGCGGGAGCGTGCAGGCCAGGTCGACGACCGTCCTGGCCGGGCTCGTCACCCGGAACCCGTCGATCGTCCACACGTCAGGCTGGGGCAGCGGGTGCCCGTGCACCTGCAGCCAGGTGCGCCGCTGACCGCCACCTCGACGGTCGCGGGTCAAGTGGACCCGCTGGAGCGCGGCGTGCGGCACCGGCAGCCCGTGGAGGACCGCGGCCGAGGCGTGGCTGACGACCGCGCCCGGGTGCGTCTCAGCGAGCGTGGCCTCGAGGAGCCGGCGGTGGGCCCGCCCGGGGTCAGGGTCGTCCGAGCCGGTGTAGGCGCCACGGCGGACGCGACGCAGGTTCCCGCGCTGGAGCTCGCTGCTGATGTCGAACTTCGTCAGCCCCTGCGAGACCAGGTCGCGAGCCAGTCGTACGTCGTCCATCCGCGCAGCCGACCACGCAGGTCAGGGGGCCGAGAGCTCCCGGCGGCAACCTGTGGACGACCCGGTCAGCCGTACGTGACCTGGGGATGAGCGCCACACGGACGTCTGCTCGGTCTGAGGAAGTCTGCGCGCCTACGAAGGCGCGCAGGCTTCCCGAGATCGAGCAGACAGGCGAAGTGTGCGGTAGGTGGGTGGCCGGAACGCCTCAGACGTTCGCGCGCTCGGCGCCGAGGGTGGTGTCGTCGCCGTGGCCGGTGTGGACGACCGTGTCGTCGGGCAGGGAGAACAGGCGGTTGCGGATCGAGGCGACCAGCGTGTCCTTGTCGCTGAACGACCGCCCCGTCGCCCCGGGGCCGCCGTTGAAGAGGGTGTCCCCGGTGAACAGCACGCCCAGCTCGGGGGCGTAGAGGCAGACGCCACCGGGGGAGTGGCCCGGCGTCGCGATGACCTGCAGCGTGGTCCCGGCCACCGTGAGCGTCTGGCCGTCGACGAGCTCGCCGTCGGGCGCTTGGTCGTGGGTCAGTGACCAGACCTCGCGCTCGGCCGGGTTGAGGAGGACGGGGGCGCCGGTCACGTGACCGAGGTCCGGCGCGAACCGGACGTGGTCGTCGTGCCCGTGAGTGCAGGCGATCGCCACGACGCGCCGCGTCCCGACGACGCCGAGGATCGCCTCGATGTCGTGCGGGGCGTCGATCACGAGGCACTCCTCGTCGTCGCCGACGACCCAGACGTTGTTGTCGACGTCGTACGTCTGCCCGTCCAGGCTGAAGGTGCCGGACGTGACCGTGTGGTCGACGCGGGCGGTCACGCGGTCACCTCGCCGGGGGCGGCGGAGTTCGACGTGCCGCCGAGCTCGGTCGGCGACGTCGGGTCGATGATCACGACGGAGCGCAGGATGTCGCCGGACTTCATCCGGGCGAAGGCCTCCTCGACGTCGTCGATGCCGATCTCCTCGGTGACGAAGGTGTCCAGCGGCAGCCGGCCCTGCAGGTAGAGGTCGATCAGCATCGGGAAGTCGCGGTCGGGCAGGCAGTCGCCGTACCAGCTCGACTTCAGCGAGCCGCCGCGGCCGAACACGTCGAGCAGCGGCAGCTCGAGCGTCATCTCGGGCGTCGGCACGCCGACGAGCACGACGGTGCCGGCGAGGTCGCGGCCGTAGAAGGCCTGCTTCCAGGTCTCCGGGCGGCCGACCGCGTCGATGACGACGTCCGGGCCGAAGCCGCCGGTCAGGGCCTGCATGGCCTCGACCGGGTCGGCGTCGCGGGCGTTGACGGCCTCCGTCGCGCCGAGCGCGCGCGCCACGGCGAGCTTTCGCTCGTCCACGTCGACGGCGATGATCGTGCCCGCCCCGGCCAGGCGTGCGCCGGCGATGGCGGCCGCGCCGACCCCGCCGCAGCCGATGACGGCGACCGAGTCGCCCCGGGTGACGTTGCCGGTGTTGATCGCCGCACCCAGGCCGGCCATGACGCCGCAGCCGAGGAGGCCCGCCGCCGCCGGACGGGCGCGCGGGTCGACCTTGGTGCACTGGCCCGCGGCGACGAGCGTCTTGTCCATGAACGCGCCGATGCCGAGCGCGGCCGACAGCTCGGTGCCGTCCTCGAGCGTCATCTTCTGCGTCGCGTTGAACGTGTTGAAGCAGTACCAGGGCCGGCCGCGCTTGCAGGCACGACAGGTGCCGCAGACCGCGCGCCAGTTGAGGATCACGTAGTCGCCGGGCTCCAGGTCGCGCACG of the Microlunatus antarcticus genome contains:
- a CDS encoding MBL fold metallo-hydrolase, producing the protein MTARVDHTVTSGTFSLDGQTYDVDNNVWVVGDDEECLVIDAPHDIEAILGVVGTRRVVAIACTHGHDDHVRFAPDLGHVTGAPVLLNPAEREVWSLTHDQAPDGELVDGQTLTVAGTTLQVIATPGHSPGGVCLYAPELGVLFTGDTLFNGGPGATGRSFSDKDTLVASIRNRLFSLPDDTVVHTGHGDDTTLGAERANV
- a CDS encoding S-(hydroxymethyl)mycothiol dehydrogenase, whose product is MPQQVQGIIARSKGAPVEKVTVNVPDAGPGEAVVRVLTCGVCHTDLHYREGGIGDDYPYLLGHEAAGIVEQVGDDVRDLEPGDYVILNWRAVCGTCRACKRGRPWYCFNTFNATQKMTLEDGTELSAALGIGAFMDKTLVAAGQCTKVDPRARPAAAGLLGCGVMAGLGAAINTGNVTRGDSVAVIGCGGVGAAAIAGARLAGAGTIIAVDVDERKLAVARALGATEAVNARDADPVEAMQALTGGFGPDVVIDAVGRPETWKQAFYGRDLAGTVVLVGVPTPEMTLELPLLDVFGRGGSLKSSWYGDCLPDRDFPMLIDLYLQGRLPLDTFVTEEIGIDDVEEAFARMKSGDILRSVVIIDPTSPTELGGTSNSAAPGEVTA